DNA sequence from the Halocalculus aciditolerans genome:
CGCGACACCTACCGCGCGCTCGACCACGTCGAACTCCGCGCGACGACGGACGGGACGACCGCGACTGCGGGCGACAGTCAGCGCGGCCACGAGTTCCACTACTCCTCGCTCACCCCCGCCGGCGACGCCCGATACGCCTTCGACGTCGAACGCGGCACCGGCATCGACGGCGACCACGACGGACTCACCGAGTACGAAACACTGGGGACGTACTGCCACCGCCACGCCGCCAGCGGCGCGTTCGACCGCTTCGTCGACCACCTCTAACGACACCCACCGACTATGACCGACACAACTGACACGACCGAACCGACCGACGCAGACGAACAGGCAACGAACGGACAGACGACGGACCAGCAAACGACGGATAAGCAGACGGCGGACGGGCAGACGGCGGGCGACGACCAGCGAGCGCGGACGCCGGGACGGGGTCGGAATCCGACGCCGGTGGGCGTCGAGCCGGCCGAACCCGAGGCGTTCGGGCTCGTGCAGGCGTGGTGGGGGGACGGGAAGGGGAAGACCACCGCGGCGATGGGGATGGGGTTCCGGGCGGCCGGCCACGGCTACCGCGTCCACATGCTCCAGTTCATGAAGGGCGGGGCGTCCAGCGTCGAGGACGTCCGCGGCGAGTACAACGCCATCGACGCCTTCCCCGGTTTCTCCTACGAGAACACCGGCCACTACGGCTGGCACGGCCTCCTCGACGGCTCCAGCGACGACGAGCACGCCGCGAAGGCCGAAGGCGGCCTGCGCCGGGCGCGCGAACTCCTCGACGCCGCCGGGGGCGTCGACGGCCCGCTCCCGCTCGACGGCCCCGCCGACGACGGCATGCACATGCTCATCCTCGACGAGGCGCTCTACGCCGTCGACCAGGGCCTCCTCGACGAAGCCGACGTCGTCGACCTCGTGGAGTCGAAGCCGGACGACCTCGAACTCGTCCTCACCGGGAGCCACACGAAACCCGACTACCTCTACGAGCACGCCGACCTCGTGACGAAGGTACAGAAGGAGAAACACCCCATCGACGCCGGGCAGCGCGCGCGGAAGGGAACCGAGTACTGATGGCGGAGACGCTGCTGGTCGCGGGGACGGCGAGCCACGTCGGGAAGAGCACCGTCGCCGCCGGCCTCTGCCGCCTCCTCGCACGCCGCGGCGTCGCCGTCGCGCCCTACAAAGCGCAGAACATGAGCAACAACGCGCGCGTCGTCGCGACGCCCGACGGCGACCCCGGCGAAATCGGTGTCTCCCAGCACACGCAGGCGCGCGCCGCCGACGTCACGCCGACGACCGACGTCAACCCCGTGCTCTTGAAACCCCGCGGGGCGGGCGAGAGCCAACTCATTCTTCAGGGCGACGCCGTCGGCCACTACGAGGCTGGCACCTACTACGAGGAGCACTGGGCGACCGCGCGCGACGCCGCCGTCGACTCCTACGAACGCCTCGCCCGCGAGCACGACGTCATCGTCGCCGAGGGCGCGGGCAGCATCGCCGAAATCAACCTCCACGACCGCGACCTCGCCAACCTCGAAACCGCGCGGTTCGCCGACGCCGACATTCTCCTCCTCGTCGACATCGAGCGCGGCGGCGCGTTCGCCAGCCTCTACGGCACCCTCGAACTCCTCCCCGACGACATCCGCGAGCGCGTCGTCGGTGCGGCGATCACGAAGTTCCGCGGCGACCCCGCCCTCCTCGACGCCGGCGTCAACGAGGTCGAATCCCGCACCGGCGTCCCCGTCCTCGGCGTCCTCCCCTACGAGGACCCCGGCCTCCCCGCCGAAGACTCCCTCTCCCTCCCCGACGCCGGCGAGCACGCCACCCTCGGCGACGACGACGTTCCCGCCGAACGGTCCATCACTGTCGCCGTCCCCCGCCTCCCCCACATCTCCAACTTCACCGACCTCGAACCGCTCGCTGCAGAACCCGGCGTCCGCGTCCGATACCTCCCGCTCGACGCCTCGCTCGCCGACGCCGACGCCGTCGTCCTCCCCGGAACCAAGAACACCGTCGACGACCGCATCGCCCTCCGCGACGCCGGCTTCGACGACGCCCTCCGCGGCTTCGACGGCCCCGTCGTCGGCCTCTGCGGCGGCTACCAGCTCCTCGGACAGCGCCTCACGAACGCCGACATCGAGGGCACCGGCGACTCCGACACCCTCCCCGGCCTCGGCCTCCTCCCCGTCGAAACCCGATTCCGCCCCGACAAACACCTCGAACGAACCACCGTCACCGTCGACGGCACCGGCCCCATCGCCGGCGCGACCGGCACCGCCACCGGCTACGAAATCCACATGGGCCACACCACCCCGACCGGCACCGACTCGTCTGCCGAACCGAGTCGTACCGGTACCCTCTCGGCTGGCGAGTCGAGCGACGCCGGCGACCTCGCTCACCCGCTCGGCGAGCAGAGCGCCGCCACCGACCGCGTCCTCGGAACCTACCTCCACGGCCTCTTCGAGAACGAGAACGTCCGCACCGCCTTCCGCGACGCCGTCTACGACCACGCCGACACGCGCCCGCCCGAGACGGAGGCGTCCCCCGGCGACGCCTTCGAGCGCGCCGCCGACCTCGTCGAGACGAACCTCGACCTCGACCGACTCGGCCTCCGCCACCTCCTCTGACCCCGCGCGAACGCGCCCGACGCGCTGCGCGGCATCGCTCCCGTGACCCCGACGACCTTCGACGCTCGCGCAGGTTTTTTGGAGCTACACTCGTCAACATTCAGCCATGAGCGGGTACACGCAGTGTCCGACCTGCGGGTGGACAGGGAGTGAGACCGATCTCGACGGGAGCGGGAGTTCTCGCGCGTGTCCGGCGTGCGACGGCGCGATCCGCGTGGACTAATTAGGGGAGTCGCGGCCGCACTCTCCTCGGCCCAACGACTCTTGGGGCGACCGTGAGTAGCACCGTGTATGCGCGCAGCCGTCTACCACGGACCCGGTGACGTCCGAGTCGAAGAAGTCCCCGACCCCGAGCTCGAAGCGCCCACGGACGCGATCGTCCGCATCACGCACACCGCGGTCTGCGGGAGCGACCTCTGGTTCTACCGCGGCGAGAGCGACTACCCGGCGGGCGGTCGCGTCGGCCACGAACCCATGGGAGTCGTCGAGGCGGTCGGCGACGACGTCACCTCGCTCGAACCCGGCGACCGCGTGCTCTCGCCGTTCTCCATCTCCTGTGGGGAGTGCGAGTTCTGCCGGAAGGGCCTCTACACGTCCTGCACCGCCGACGAGAGCTGGGGCGGCGAGAACACGGGCGCACAAGGGGAAAAAGTCCGCGCGCCCCACGCGGACGGCACGCTGGTCCGCGTCCCGGACCGGTACGCCGACGACGAGGACGTCCTCGAATCCCTCCTCCCGCTCACGGACGTGATGTGCACGGGCCACCACGCCGCCGTCAGCGCGGGCGTCGACGCCGGCGACACCGCCATCGTCGTCGGGGACGGCGCGGTCGGCCTCTGCGGCGTGCTCGCCGCGTCCCGCCTCGGCGCGGAGCGCGTCGTCGCCATGGGCCACCACGAGGACCGACTGGAGATCGCTCGCGAGTTCGGCGCGACCGACGTGATCGCCGCCCGCGGCGAGGACGCCGTCGAAGAAGCGATTGAACTCACGGACGGCGGCGCGAACCACGTCCTCGAATGCGTCGGCGCGGAGTCCTCCATGGAGACCGCGGCCGAGGTCGCGCGCCCCGGCGGCACCGTCGGCTACGTCGGCGTCCCGCAGGGCGTCGAGACCACGGGCTTCCTCGACACGATGTTCCGGAAGAACGTCGGCCTCGAAGGCGGCGTCGCACCAGTACGCAAGTACGTCGACGACCTGATGGCAGACGTCCTCCAGGGCACCCTCGACCCCTCCCCGGTCTTCACGAAGACCGTCGACCTCGACGGCGTCCCCGACGGCTACGCGGCCATGGACGAACGCGACGCGGTGAAAGTGATGGTGAAACTCGACGACTGAGTCACCCGTCTCGCGCCGCCACAGGCAACGAACGCCCACCCGCGGCGGCTTCGAGTGCTCGGTGGCACAACAGCCAGACGGCGGTTTCTACTCGGCGGTCCGGCGGCTGACGCGGTCGCCTGCGACGAGATACGTTCCCGCTGCCGGCTCACTCGGCCGGCTGTCGGCGTCGCTGCGCTCCTCCTCGGACTCGCTATCGCGTTCGACGTCGACGCCGGTGAAGCGCGGCGGGAGGCCGGCGGCCGTCCAGAAGCTCGCGGCGTCCTGGAGCTGGTAGTGGAGGTGTGGTTCGGTGGAGTGTCCGGAGTTCCCACAGCGCCCGACGACGTCACCCGCCTCGACGCTGTCGCCGGGTTCGACGGTCGTGCTCCCGGCTTTCAGGTGCGCGAGGAAGGAGTACTCGCCGTCCGCGTGTTCGATGGTGACGTGGTTGCCCGCGACGTTTCCCGTCCGCCACTCCAGCCAGAGACTCCCCGGCTTCGGGTAGTCCCGGAGGCGGTCGCGCACCGCGACGACCGTCCCCGCCGCGGGCGCGCGAATCTCCCGGCCGAACGCGTAGTAGTCGGCGAGGCTCGCGCCGTCGCCCGCGTGGCTCTCTCCGTCGGCGTCCGTGACGGCGAAATCGTACGCGTACCGCTGGGAGAGAATCTCCCACGAGTGCGACGTCGCCTTCGCGACGCCGCCGTTCATCACCGTCCACTCGCCGTCGAACGGGAGGGACAGCGTCGTCTTCGGCGCGCCCCGCACCGTGTTCGGCATCGCGCCGCGATACCGGGCGTACGCGACGACCTGCCCCCAGAGCTGGCGGAGTTGCGCGAGGACGCCCCAGGGCGTGACCGCCCATCGGAGCACCGCGAGCGTGTAGACCGCGCGCTCCCGATTCGAGATGTCGGCCGCGGTGTCGTCTGTCGAGACGGCCTGGAGGAGAACCGGGAGGAGGCCGGCCATGAGGTAGCAGAGGAAGGCGAGCCACCACGGCCCGCCGACGGATTGCACGAGCAGGCCGAGCGCGAAGCCGACACCCAGAATCACCCAGACGCTGACGCCGGCCAGTCGGGCGACGACGCGTCGATGCAGCGGGCGCGGCGCGTCGCTCCCCGAAGGGGTCACCATACCGTCTCCTCGCTACCGGGGATGCTAACTCTTACGCGGACCGCACGAAGCGAAAACCCGTCGGCGCGGTCAGTAGACGGCGTCGAGGATCTCCTCGTCGAGCATTTCGAACTGTTCGAGGTAGTCCACGCGCTCCTCGCGGAGGGCGTCGCGGGCGGCGGCGTAGTCCGTCGAGCGCCCGGCGAGGTCGAAGCGGGAGACGTCGAGGCCGGGGACGCGCTCGGGGATGCGGAGCCCGCTCGCCTCGTCAGTCGTCCACTCGACGGTGCCGCGCGCGATGGCTTCGAGGAGCGTCACGGTGTCGGCGACGCCGACGTTCGCGGGGTCGGCCGTGCCGACGGAGCCCGTGTTGATGACGTAGCAGTCGATGCCGAGGCCCGCGATGAGCTCGCGGAACCGGTTCCCTTCCTCGCCCTTGCTCCCGACGATGAAGGGGTTCGTGCCGACGACGCGGATGGACTCGCCCGCCCGACTGGGGTCGCCCGCGCTCGTCTCGATAGACTCACCGAGCATGAACGCCGCGGCGGCCTGCCGGTTCGAGAGCTTCGCCGCCGCCGGCATCAGCGGGTTCCGCGTGATGAAGAACAGCTGGTCGACGGTGTCGAGGTCGATGTCGTCGCCCGCGGAGTCGAGTTCGTCGCGGCTGACGATGGCGCGCGCGTTCTTCCCGTGGCGCGGCTCGTCGAAGTGCACGGTGCCGTCCGCGTCCACGGCGACGTTCTCCAGCACCGCCGAGGACGCCGTCGCCGCCCCGTAGAGCTCCGGCTGCTCGGACTCCTCGAGCCCGATGGTCTTGATGTAGAGGCCGCCGCCCTCGCTCCCCGTCACCGTCCCGTCCGGGAGGAGCGCGCAGACGTCGTCCTGCAGCATCTCCGTGGACTCGCCCTCGTCCAGCCAGAGGCCGTGACTCGTCAGCGTCGACTTCCCCGTGCCGCTCAGCCCGAGGAAGACCTGGCCCACGGCGCGCTCGCCCTCCTCGTCGTCGAGGTGCACGCGCTTCGAACCCGCGTGCAGGCCGAGGCCGCCCTGCTGTTTCGCGCGGAACATGAAGAGCCGGAGGAAGGATTTCTTCGCCTCACCCGTGTAGTCGCTGCCGAGAACCGACGTGACGCCCTCCTCGGGGAGCACGCGGATGCGCGGGCCGTCGGCGTCCGGC
Encoded proteins:
- a CDS encoding cob(I)yrinic acid a,c-diamide adenosyltransferase is translated as MTDTTDTTEPTDADEQATNGQTTDQQTTDKQTADGQTAGDDQRARTPGRGRNPTPVGVEPAEPEAFGLVQAWWGDGKGKTTAAMGMGFRAAGHGYRVHMLQFMKGGASSVEDVRGEYNAIDAFPGFSYENTGHYGWHGLLDGSSDDEHAAKAEGGLRRARELLDAAGGVDGPLPLDGPADDGMHMLILDEALYAVDQGLLDEADVVDLVESKPDDLELVLTGSHTKPDYLYEHADLVTKVQKEKHPIDAGQRARKGTEY
- a CDS encoding cobyric acid synthase; the protein is MAETLLVAGTASHVGKSTVAAGLCRLLARRGVAVAPYKAQNMSNNARVVATPDGDPGEIGVSQHTQARAADVTPTTDVNPVLLKPRGAGESQLILQGDAVGHYEAGTYYEEHWATARDAAVDSYERLAREHDVIVAEGAGSIAEINLHDRDLANLETARFADADILLLVDIERGGAFASLYGTLELLPDDIRERVVGAAITKFRGDPALLDAGVNEVESRTGVPVLGVLPYEDPGLPAEDSLSLPDAGEHATLGDDDVPAERSITVAVPRLPHISNFTDLEPLAAEPGVRVRYLPLDASLADADAVVLPGTKNTVDDRIALRDAGFDDALRGFDGPVVGLCGGYQLLGQRLTNADIEGTGDSDTLPGLGLLPVETRFRPDKHLERTTVTVDGTGPIAGATGTATGYEIHMGHTTPTGTDSSAEPSRTGTLSAGESSDAGDLAHPLGEQSAATDRVLGTYLHGLFENENVRTAFRDAVYDHADTRPPETEASPGDAFERAADLVETNLDLDRLGLRHLL
- a CDS encoding zinc-dependent alcohol dehydrogenase family protein, with translation MRAAVYHGPGDVRVEEVPDPELEAPTDAIVRITHTAVCGSDLWFYRGESDYPAGGRVGHEPMGVVEAVGDDVTSLEPGDRVLSPFSISCGECEFCRKGLYTSCTADESWGGENTGAQGEKVRAPHADGTLVRVPDRYADDEDVLESLLPLTDVMCTGHHAAVSAGVDAGDTAIVVGDGAVGLCGVLAASRLGAERVVAMGHHEDRLEIAREFGATDVIAARGEDAVEEAIELTDGGANHVLECVGAESSMETAAEVARPGGTVGYVGVPQGVETTGFLDTMFRKNVGLEGGVAPVRKYVDDLMADVLQGTLDPSPVFTKTVDLDGVPDGYAAMDERDAVKVMVKLDD
- a CDS encoding M23 family metallopeptidase, whose translation is MVTPSGSDAPRPLHRRVVARLAGVSVWVILGVGFALGLLVQSVGGPWWLAFLCYLMAGLLPVLLQAVSTDDTAADISNRERAVYTLAVLRWAVTPWGVLAQLRQLWGQVVAYARYRGAMPNTVRGAPKTTLSLPFDGEWTVMNGGVAKATSHSWEILSQRYAYDFAVTDADGESHAGDGASLADYYAFGREIRAPAAGTVVAVRDRLRDYPKPGSLWLEWRTGNVAGNHVTIEHADGEYSFLAHLKAGSTTVEPGDSVEAGDVVGRCGNSGHSTEPHLHYQLQDAASFWTAAGLPPRFTGVDVERDSESEEERSDADSRPSEPAAGTYLVAGDRVSRRTAE
- a CDS encoding phosphoenolpyruvate carboxykinase (ATP) → MATDARRQLSVAAFPDPRDAAHVTYNPTLDELRAYSEHLETTTEYGSPSYVSDFRSRSSAATRDAVTDDFDDTDYAVLTEGLEWVENAENDVVCLDRRVGRNEATSFVCRLFVPREYGRIALAWAKLLEPAELDAGEEPDFVTVQVPDADGPRIRVLPEEGVTSVLGSDYTGEAKKSFLRLFMFRAKQQGGLGLHAGSKRVHLDDEEGERAVGQVFLGLSGTGKSTLTSHGLWLDEGESTEMLQDDVCALLPDGTVTGSEGGGLYIKTIGLEESEQPELYGAATASSAVLENVAVDADGTVHFDEPRHGKNARAIVSRDELDSAGDDIDLDTVDQLFFITRNPLMPAAAKLSNRQAAAAFMLGESIETSAGDPSRAGESIRVVGTNPFIVGSKGEEGNRFRELIAGLGIDCYVINTGSVGTADPANVGVADTVTLLEAIARGTVEWTTDEASGLRIPERVPGLDVSRFDLAGRSTDYAAARDALREERVDYLEQFEMLDEEILDAVY